The genomic window AGATGGCGTTTTACGGTTATCACGGACTTTTTCCGGAAGAAAATAAGCTTGGCCAACGCTTCTATGTAGATGCAATTTTAGAACTTGACCTTCGAAAAGCTGGTAGATCTGATAAAATGGAAGATTCTATTCATTACGGGGAAGTATACGAGCTGACGAAGAGAATAGTAGAAGGGGAAGCCCTGAATTTAGTGGAGACTCTAACAGAGACCATCGCTCAAGCATTATTAGGGCATTTTTCCCTGTTAGAGGCTTGTACAATTAAAGTGACCAAACCAGATCCGCCTATCCCTGGGCATTATGATTCTGTTGCGGTAGAGGTTTACCGGGAGCGGAGCAAATGAACACGGCTTATTTAG from Radiobacillus kanasensis includes these protein-coding regions:
- the folB gene encoding dihydroneopterin aldolase, with protein sequence MDKIYVNKMAFYGYHGLFPEENKLGQRFYVDAILELDLRKAGRSDKMEDSIHYGEVYELTKRIVEGEALNLVETLTETIAQALLGHFSLLEACTIKVTKPDPPIPGHYDSVAVEVYRERSK